In Flagellatimonas centrodinii, a single window of DNA contains:
- a CDS encoding PAS domain S-box protein, protein MNDPRSPATLSVHPSADDGLRAFEHKARIGIWSLQAKTRTVSWSEGIYRLLGHSLSEPVSLAQSMAAFVPESRERLQNALDNSLAHGVGFELELSVIDADGIERILLVLAEATFEAGEVAGLTGLFVDIDAQRRAHDRLLARLAEEEAELRLAHRLARLGSWRWDFSSAEQEWSPEAFQIFGRSQEGPTPDIRWRHQLYTAESVRRLDEAIRCASRDGTPYDLELEAPDGSGPSRWIAARGEPVRDQCGTIIGLRGTVQDITERRRMALQLAFSEEQFRTAMEQAPIGMALVSLEGRFIEVNSALCRIVGYAPEALEALTFQEITYPEDLDADLDSVRELLEGRRTSYRMEKRYIRQDGVIVWVQLTGSLLRTDTGVPRHFIAQIEDITERRLGRQRLEDLSRRHALALQSGDLGVWEWSLDASTLLWDEQMYEIYGMQSGAALHLEDWQNAVVPEDLAEAEAALRRGIDERTETHFSFRIRHPLRGLRYIDASQIPVLDASGTPISVVGVNRDVTETRLAQSRLRSSEERLRLMMDAAQDYALFMLDLEGKVVSWNRGAERLLGYTEAQILGQSYSCLFTADACSAGAPLAALQQTYEHGRSDLEGWRQRADGQAIWVSCVMTTVRDDQGRLVGYSKLTRDLSAQRTTERQLADAHRLREAIVEAAPLAIIATDPDGTIRSVNSAAEQMLGYRRDQLIGQHTPVIFHDPDELRDLAAASRTGSTPQDPGFEVLAQLAEQPETVSREWKYRRRDGTTLAVNLTLTPIRGRDERITGYLGLAHDITERKRREEYTRYIAHHDALTGLPNRVLLGDRLDQALRRARRSGDHVGVMMIDLDHFKRVNDSLGHQVGDELLKVVAERLRTCVREADTVARMGGDEFVVLMPDLKDDPSVRRVAEAVLSRISRPITVGQHELNVTPSIGLCIYPVDGPNAGVLLKNADAAMYKAKDNGRACIQHFDSDLELSVIRRMEIESDLRRALDRKEFTLHYQPQVSMVSGRITGVEALLRWHHPRQGWISPAEFVPIAEDTGLIVPIGAWVMKEACREVLALQARLGVSLRLGVNLSPRQFQPGTLLALLRETFDETGFEPRQLELEITEGVLLGSLEGAERTLEEVSALGVAVAVDDFGTGYSSLSYITRFPITTLKIDRAFVNKAPDSPRDAAVVQAILAMARGLDIQVVAEGVEDQRQLEFLRNHTGGGARGSIALPADRLSLQGFYFSKGLPADALFDAFSSIETAASSALFGASQRAPAAAINT, encoded by the coding sequence ATGAACGATCCCCGCAGTCCCGCGACGCTGTCCGTGCATCCCAGTGCCGATGACGGACTGCGTGCCTTTGAGCACAAGGCGCGGATCGGCATCTGGTCGCTGCAGGCCAAGACCCGGACAGTCTCCTGGTCGGAGGGCATCTACCGTTTGCTGGGGCACTCCCTGAGCGAGCCGGTTTCGCTGGCGCAGTCCATGGCAGCGTTCGTGCCGGAGTCCCGTGAGCGGCTGCAGAACGCGCTCGACAACAGTCTGGCCCACGGCGTCGGATTCGAACTGGAACTCAGTGTGATCGATGCCGACGGCATCGAGCGCATCCTGCTGGTGCTTGCGGAGGCGACGTTCGAGGCGGGCGAGGTGGCCGGGCTTACCGGCCTGTTCGTTGACATCGACGCACAGCGGCGCGCCCATGATCGCTTGCTGGCCCGACTGGCAGAGGAGGAGGCGGAGCTGCGGCTCGCTCACCGTCTCGCCCGTTTGGGAAGCTGGCGGTGGGACTTCAGCTCAGCCGAGCAGGAATGGTCGCCCGAGGCCTTTCAAATTTTCGGGCGCAGTCAGGAGGGCCCGACGCCGGATATCCGCTGGCGGCATCAGCTGTATACCGCTGAAAGCGTACGCCGGCTGGACGAGGCCATTCGCTGTGCCTCGCGTGACGGCACTCCCTACGACCTCGAACTCGAGGCGCCCGATGGTAGCGGGCCGTCACGCTGGATTGCCGCGCGGGGCGAACCGGTACGTGACCAGTGCGGCACCATCATCGGCTTGCGGGGGACGGTGCAGGACATCACCGAACGTCGCCGTATGGCGCTGCAGCTGGCGTTCAGTGAAGAGCAGTTTCGAACCGCCATGGAGCAGGCGCCGATCGGGATGGCCCTGGTATCGCTGGAGGGCCGATTCATCGAGGTCAACAGCGCGTTGTGCCGGATCGTTGGCTATGCACCCGAAGCGCTGGAGGCGTTGACGTTCCAGGAAATCACCTACCCCGAGGATCTCGATGCCGACCTCGACTCGGTCCGGGAATTGCTGGAGGGTCGCCGAACCTCCTACCGGATGGAAAAGCGCTACATCCGTCAAGATGGCGTCATCGTCTGGGTCCAGTTGACCGGGTCGCTGCTGCGGACCGACACCGGGGTGCCGCGGCATTTCATCGCCCAGATCGAGGACATCACCGAGCGGCGTCTGGGACGTCAACGTCTGGAGGACCTCAGTCGGCGCCATGCGCTGGCGCTGCAGTCGGGCGATCTCGGGGTCTGGGAGTGGTCGCTCGATGCCAGCACCCTGCTGTGGGACGAGCAGATGTACGAAATCTACGGCATGCAGTCGGGCGCTGCCCTGCATCTCGAAGACTGGCAGAACGCAGTTGTACCGGAAGACCTCGCAGAGGCCGAGGCCGCACTGCGCCGGGGGATCGACGAACGCACAGAAACGCACTTCAGCTTCCGTATCCGGCATCCGCTGCGCGGGCTTCGCTATATCGATGCCTCGCAGATCCCGGTGTTGGATGCCAGCGGCACGCCGATCAGTGTTGTCGGTGTCAATCGCGATGTCACCGAAACCCGACTGGCGCAGAGTCGTCTGCGCAGCAGCGAGGAACGGCTGCGACTGATGATGGATGCAGCGCAGGATTACGCCCTGTTCATGCTCGACCTTGAAGGGAAAGTGGTGTCATGGAACCGTGGGGCGGAGCGATTGCTGGGCTACACCGAGGCGCAGATCCTCGGGCAGTCCTATAGCTGCCTGTTCACCGCCGATGCCTGTTCCGCCGGGGCTCCACTGGCTGCGCTGCAGCAGACATATGAGCATGGGCGGTCGGATCTGGAGGGCTGGCGGCAACGCGCCGACGGGCAGGCGATCTGGGTCAGTTGCGTGATGACGACCGTTCGCGACGACCAGGGCCGGCTCGTCGGCTACTCCAAGTTGACCCGCGATCTCAGCGCGCAGCGGACCACGGAGCGACAGCTGGCCGATGCCCATCGTCTGCGTGAGGCAATCGTCGAGGCCGCGCCTTTGGCCATCATTGCCACCGATCCCGACGGCACCATTCGCAGCGTCAACAGTGCCGCCGAGCAGATGTTGGGCTATCGGCGCGATCAGCTCATCGGTCAACACACGCCGGTAATCTTTCATGATCCCGACGAGTTGCGCGATCTTGCGGCGGCATCCCGAACGGGGTCAACGCCACAGGACCCGGGGTTCGAGGTACTTGCGCAGCTTGCCGAGCAACCGGAAACCGTCAGCCGCGAGTGGAAATATCGGCGGCGGGATGGCACCACCCTGGCGGTCAACCTCACGCTGACACCGATTCGCGGTCGCGATGAGCGCATCACCGGCTATCTTGGCCTGGCGCACGACATCACCGAGCGCAAGCGCCGCGAGGAATACACCCGTTACATCGCCCATCACGACGCCCTCACCGGCCTCCCCAACCGGGTCCTGTTGGGCGATCGTCTTGACCAGGCACTGCGTCGCGCACGACGCAGCGGCGACCATGTCGGGGTGATGATGATCGACCTTGATCACTTCAAGCGGGTCAACGATTCACTCGGACACCAGGTCGGTGATGAACTGCTGAAGGTGGTCGCCGAGCGACTCCGTACCTGTGTTCGCGAGGCCGATACGGTCGCTCGCATGGGCGGTGACGAATTCGTCGTATTGATGCCCGATCTCAAGGACGATCCCAGCGTTCGCCGGGTTGCCGAGGCGGTGCTGTCGCGGATCTCGCGCCCGATCACGGTCGGCCAGCACGAACTCAATGTGACGCCCAGCATCGGTCTCTGCATCTACCCCGTTGACGGCCCCAATGCCGGTGTTTTGCTGAAGAACGCCGATGCCGCCATGTACAAAGCCAAGGACAATGGTCGCGCGTGCATTCAACATTTCGATAGCGATCTCGAACTGAGCGTGATTCGCCGCATGGAGATCGAAAGCGACCTGCGCCGCGCGCTCGACCGCAAGGAATTCACGCTGCACTACCAGCCACAGGTCAGCATGGTCAGCGGCCGCATCACCGGGGTCGAGGCCCTGCTGCGGTGGCACCACCCTCGCCAAGGCTGGATCTCGCCGGCCGAATTCGTGCCGATTGCCGAAGACACCGGCCTGATCGTGCCGATCGGCGCCTGGGTGATGAAAGAGGCCTGTCGTGAGGTACTGGCTTTGCAAGCGCGGTTGGGTGTCTCCCTACGTCTGGGCGTCAACCTGTCGCCGCGGCAATTCCAGCCGGGCACGCTGCTGGCGCTGCTCAGGGAAACCTTTGATGAAACAGGCTTCGAGCCCCGACAGCTGGAGCTGGAAATTACCGAAGGGGTGTTGCTCGGTAGTCTCGAAGGTGCCGAACGGACCTTGGAGGAGGTCAGTGCCCTGGGGGTGGCGGTGGCAGTGGATGACTTCGGCACCGGCTACTCGAGTCTGTCTTACATCACCCGATTCCCGATCACCACCTTGAAAATCGACCGTGCCTTCGTCAACAAGGCGCCGGACTCGCCGCGTGATGCCGCGGTGGTACAGGCGATTCTGGCAATGGCGCGCGGACTCGATATCCAGGTCGTGGCCGAAGGCGTTGAAGACCAGCGGCAACTGGAATTCTTGCGAAATCACACCGGTGGCGGTGCGCGCGGCAGCATCGCGCTACCCGCCGACCGTCTGAGCCTGCAAGGCTTTTACTTCAGCAAGGGGTTGCCGGCCGACGCCTTGTTCGACGCCTTCAGCAGCATCGAGACCGCGGCCAGCAGCGCCCTGTTCGGGGCGTCGCAGCGCGCCCCTGCAGCGGCGATCAATACTTGA